In Manduca sexta isolate Smith_Timp_Sample1 unplaced genomic scaffold, JHU_Msex_v1.0 HiC_scaffold_2271, whole genome shotgun sequence, one genomic interval encodes:
- the LOC115440415 gene encoding 26S proteasome non-ATPase regulatory subunit 10: MSIGSVYEIAYKGDFNQVKVKIDQDKSLVSKTDENGRLLIHWAALGGNENLVDYLIDCGSPLDPVDDTASTPLILASSAGRYEVVKLLINKGANVNHKTNRRQTSMHYACSKGHKEIVKLLINSEANVNDADVLGATPLHRAAAQGRSNIVELLVACSHLKIDPTDSTGSTPLHLACEEDREAVACLLVKSGAKTDIENKEKKTPFDLCSKKLKQSIMNILKE, encoded by the exons ATGTCGATAGGATCTGTGTATGAAATAGCCTATAAAGGCGACTTTAATCAAGTTAAAGTAAAAATAGATCAGGATAAGTCTTTAGTGTCTAAGACCGATGAA aATGGTCGCCTGTTAATACACTGGGCCGCGTTGGGTGGAAATGAAAATTTGGTTGATTATCTGATTGATTGTGGTAGTCCCCTTGACCCTGTAGATGATACAGCATCTACACCTCTCATACTTGCATCGTCAGCTGGAAGATATGAAGTCGTCAAACTTCTTATCAACAAAGGAGCAAATGTGAACCACAAAACAAATAGAAGACAAACTTCTATGCATTATGCATGCTCTAAAGGGCATAAAGAG ATTGTGAAATTATTGATAAACTCAGAAGCAAATGTGAATGATGCTGATGTGCTTGGTGCCACACCACTACACAGGGCAGCTGCTCAAGGCCGAAGTAACATTGTAGAACTGCTGGTGGCTTGTTCACACCTAAAGATAGACCCTACTGACTCTACAGGATCTACACCCTT ACATTTGGCATGCGAGGAAGACAGGGAGGCTGTTGCTTGTTTATTGGTCAAATCCGGTGCCAAAACTGATATAGAAAATAAGGAAAAGAAAACCCCATTTGACTTATGCTCCAAAAAATTGAAACAAAGTATCATGAATATCCTAAAGgaataa
- the LOC115440369 gene encoding diacylglycerol kinase epsilon, giving the protein MQTKYKDRGHTWRSIQCNKSIPYNIYCTICVELMLPVAGLFCECCGVSACKKCYKIVDKKYSCKQVSWPMDKPFLHHWVNVGVARGDNAEHEENVKKYFCCWCQRIKSLIDFEEIKSEECDFQKYKHFIIPPTSVQMEKKVIKNIKPLPDENWEPLIVIANRKSGSNRGDEVLSLFRGLLNPIQVVDISTNTPETVVRWLPPKCRILVCGGDGTVAWVLNSLATADNVKASVAILPMGTGNDLSRVLGWGPGCPSHLDAHAIAFGVKQASQQLLDRWKITIKPQRSRLGRLRADRVLYAYNYASIGVDAQVALDFHHARTQFLYRYASRTLNYVAYACLGVGRALDAGACGALERRLRVWVERAPLALPPLQALLALNIASWGAGVDLWRMGNEGEVPEQHIDDGRLEVVGISSSFHIARLQCGLAEPYRFAQASRLKIELQGSCAMQVDGEPWMQGPATIYLEPSGQSTMLRAKT; this is encoded by the exons atgcaaaCGAAATATAAGGATCGTGGTCATACATGGAGAAgtatacaatgtaataaatcaaTTCCATATAACATTTAT TGTACTATATGTGTTGAGCTAATGCTACCTGTGGCTGGATTATTCTGTGAATGTTGTGGAGTGAGCGCATGCAAAAAGTGCTATAAGATTGTGGATAAAAAGTATTCATGCAAGCAAGTATCATGGCCCATGGATAAACCCTTTCTTCATCATTGGGTTAATG TGGGTGTTGCAAGAGGTGATAACGCAGAGcatgaagaaaatgtaaaaaaatatttctgctgTTGGTGCCAAAGGATCAAATCTCTAATAGATTTTGAGGAAATAAAATCAGAG GAATGTGATTTTcagaaatataaacattttatcattCCTCCTACCTCCGTTCAAATGGAGAAAAAAGTTATAAAGAACATAAAACCCTTGCCTGACGAAAACTGGGAACCGCTAATAGTTATTG CAAATCGCAAATCTGGAAGCAATAGAGGAGATGAAGTGCTTTCTCTGTTCAGAGGGCTTCTTAATCCTATACAG gttGTAGACATAAGCACCAACACTCCCGAGACGGTAGTGCGATGGCTTCCACCGAAATGTCGCATTCTGGTCTGTGGCGGAGACGGAACCGTGGCTTGGGTTCTCAATTCCCTGGCAACTGCTGATAATGTTAAA GCGTCGGTGGCTATACTGCCGATGGGCACCGGTAATGATTTATCTCGCGTGCTGGGCTGGGGACCGGGCTGCCCCTCGCACTTGGACGCACACGCTATCGCTTTTGGCGTCAAGCAAGCTTCGCAACAATTACTCGAtag AtggaaaataacaataaagccGCAGCGGTCTCGGCTCGGCCGGCTGCGCGCCGACCGTGTGCTCTACGCGTACAATTACGCGAGCATCGGTGTCGACGCACAAGTCGCGCTGGACTTCCACCACGCCAGGACACAGTTCCTTTATAGATACGCCAGTCGAACTTTGAATTAT GTGGCGTACGCGTGCCTGGGCGTGGGGCGCGCGCTGGACgcgggcgcgtgcggcgcgctgGAGCGGCGCCTGCGCGTGTGGGTGGAGCGCGCGCCGCTGGCGCTGCCGCCGCTGCAGGCGCTACTGGCGCTCAACATCGCGTCGTGGGGCGCCGGCGTCGACCTCTGGC GAATGGGAAACGAGGGAGAAGTCCCAGAACAACATATAGACGACGGACGACTGgag GTAGTTGGCATTTCGTCATCATTCCACATTGCGCGGCTTCAGTGCGGTTTAGCGGAGCCGTATCGATTCGCACAAGCTTCTAGACTTAAG ATTGAACTACAAGGGTCCTGCGCGATGCAAGTGGATGGCGAGCCGTGGATGCAGGGCCCCGCCACAATATACCTGGAGCCGTCTGGTCAAAGCACGATGTTACGCGCAAAAACATAA